A genome region from Geodermatophilus bullaregiensis includes the following:
- a CDS encoding ATP-binding protein has protein sequence MGRLTWPLRPLPDGRGDLWRWDLGEVAELPAARAGLRDHLGSIGFPRDLEDPAADRLVLAFDELASNALRHGLSPVVVTVVAGTGGWLLDVCDRDPHTMPAPAVGRDPSKGGLGLYLVARLSVAHGWYVDDGCKHVWACLPTVIEETAPTPA, from the coding sequence CTGCGGCCGTTGCCCGACGGGCGCGGTGATCTATGGCGCTGGGACCTCGGCGAGGTCGCCGAGCTGCCCGCTGCCCGCGCCGGCCTGCGGGACCACCTCGGCTCGATCGGCTTCCCGCGCGACCTGGAGGACCCGGCGGCCGACCGGCTGGTCCTGGCCTTCGACGAGCTGGCGTCCAACGCGCTGCGGCACGGGCTCTCACCGGTCGTGGTCACGGTCGTCGCCGGCACCGGCGGCTGGCTGCTCGACGTCTGCGACCGCGACCCCCACACGATGCCCGCCCCCGCCGTGGGCCGGGACCCGTCCAAGGGCGGGCTGGGGCTCTACCTGGTGGCGCGGCTGTCGGTGGCGCACGGCTGGTACGTCGACGACGGGTGCAAGCACGTCTGGGCCTGCCTGCCGACGGTCATCGAGGAGACGGCGCCCACCCCGGCCTGA